The following are from one region of the Paenibacillus sp. JZ16 genome:
- the chvE gene encoding multiple monosaccharide ABC transporter substrate-binding protein: MKRGLPGLLIAVLLLALTACNLAESQTGDAEKGYVGLAMPTKSSERWVADGKNMERLFQEKGYKTDLQFAEDVIENQISQIENMITKGVDVIVIASIDGNTLTDVIKKAHDQGIKVIAYDRLIRNTEHLSYYATFDNFQVGVQQASYIEEKLGLKEGKGPFNIELFGGSPDDNNAYFFYDGAMSVLKPYMDSGKLVVRSKQTTMAQIATLRWDGALAQSRMDNLISANYSSENLDAVLSPYDGISIGIISSLKGVGYGTAAKPLPIITGQDAELASIKSIVAGEQTQTVFKDTRQLAEQAVKMAESVLKGEEAEVNDTESYDNGIKVVPAYLLPPVSVDASNVEKEVVETGYYSKEEIGLK; the protein is encoded by the coding sequence ATGAAGAGAGGATTGCCAGGATTGCTGATCGCGGTGCTGCTCTTGGCCCTGACGGCCTGCAACCTCGCCGAAAGCCAAACCGGCGATGCTGAGAAGGGATACGTCGGCCTTGCGATGCCAACGAAATCATCCGAACGCTGGGTGGCTGACGGAAAGAACATGGAGCGGCTGTTTCAGGAAAAGGGATATAAAACCGATCTTCAATTCGCCGAGGACGTGATTGAAAACCAGATTTCCCAAATCGAGAACATGATTACGAAAGGGGTCGACGTCATCGTCATTGCTTCCATTGACGGCAATACGCTGACAGACGTGATCAAGAAGGCCCATGATCAGGGAATTAAGGTTATCGCTTATGACCGGTTAATTCGAAATACCGAGCATTTAAGTTATTATGCCACCTTCGACAATTTCCAGGTCGGTGTTCAGCAAGCATCTTATATTGAAGAGAAGCTTGGCCTGAAGGAAGGGAAGGGGCCGTTCAATATCGAGCTGTTCGGCGGATCGCCGGACGATAACAATGCTTACTTCTTCTATGACGGCGCGATGTCCGTGCTGAAGCCTTACATGGATTCAGGCAAGCTTGTGGTTCGGAGCAAGCAGACTACGATGGCCCAGATTGCGACCCTGCGCTGGGATGGGGCTTTGGCCCAGTCGCGGATGGATAACCTGATCAGTGCCAACTATTCGAGCGAAAATTTGGATGCGGTGCTGTCGCCCTACGACGGGATCAGCATCGGCATTATCTCTTCGCTCAAGGGCGTAGGCTACGGGACGGCGGCCAAGCCGCTGCCGATCATCACGGGTCAGGATGCCGAGCTAGCTTCCATTAAATCGATCGTGGCCGGAGAGCAAACGCAGACGGTGTTCAAGGACACGCGCCAGCTCGCCGAGCAAGCGGTCAAGATGGCGGAGAGCGTGCTGAAGGGAGAAGAGGCCGAGGTCAACGATACGGAATCGTACGATAACGGCATCAAGGTCGTGCCAGCCTATCTGCTCCCTCCCGTATCCGTTGATGCTTCCAATGTGGAGAAAGAGGTTGTGGAGACGGGCTATTATTCCAAGGAAGAAATCGGATTGAAATAG
- the mmsA gene encoding multiple monosaccharide ABC transporter ATP-binding protein has protein sequence MSEYILEMRNITKAFPGVKALDNVNLKVREGEIHSLCGENGAGKSTLMKVLSGVYPHGSYEGDILFKGSVCQFKDIKQSEDLGIVIIHQELALIPYLSIAENIYLGNERAEKGIMNWNETMIGAKELLDKVGLSENPNTQVGSIGVGKQQLVEIAKALSKKVKLLILDEPTAALNEDDSENLLELMLEFKKQGISCILISHKLNEVSKVSDSITILRDGQTIETLDMRGGEVNEDRIIRGMVGRDLTNRYPERTPKIGEVILEIKDWTVYHEQQASRKVIDKVNMNIRRGEIVGIAGLMGSGRTELAMSVFGKAYGRNITGTLRKDGKEIRNQSITEAIENGFAYVTEDRKEYGLILMDDIKRNISLTGLSKLAKNMVIDEREEILVAEDMRKKLKIKTPNILQKTGNLSGGNQQKVVLSKWIYAEPDILILDEPTRGIDVGAKYEIYAIINQLADEGKGVLVISSELPEIIGICDRIYVMSAGRLTGEVSREQASQETLMRYMTKNGGA, from the coding sequence ATGTCAGAGTACATTCTTGAAATGCGGAATATTACGAAAGCGTTTCCCGGGGTGAAGGCGCTGGATAACGTGAACCTGAAAGTTCGCGAAGGCGAAATCCACTCCCTGTGCGGGGAGAACGGAGCGGGCAAATCCACGCTGATGAAAGTGCTGAGCGGCGTGTATCCACACGGCTCGTATGAGGGAGATATTTTGTTCAAAGGCAGCGTCTGCCAATTTAAAGATATTAAGCAAAGTGAAGACCTGGGCATCGTCATCATCCATCAGGAGCTTGCGTTGATCCCGTATCTGTCGATTGCCGAGAACATTTACTTGGGGAACGAGCGCGCAGAGAAGGGCATTATGAACTGGAACGAGACGATGATCGGAGCTAAAGAGCTGCTGGATAAGGTGGGACTCAGCGAAAACCCAAACACGCAGGTCGGCAGCATTGGCGTCGGCAAGCAGCAGCTGGTCGAAATCGCGAAGGCCTTATCGAAGAAGGTGAAGCTGCTTATTCTGGACGAACCGACGGCAGCGCTCAACGAGGACGACAGCGAGAACCTGCTTGAGCTGATGCTGGAATTCAAGAAGCAGGGAATCTCCTGCATCCTGATCTCCCATAAATTGAACGAGGTGTCAAAGGTATCGGACTCCATTACGATTCTGCGCGATGGTCAGACCATCGAAACGCTCGATATGAGAGGCGGCGAGGTGAACGAGGACCGGATCATCCGCGGCATGGTCGGCCGGGATTTGACGAACCGCTATCCGGAGCGGACACCAAAAATCGGGGAAGTCATTCTGGAGATTAAGGATTGGACGGTGTATCACGAGCAGCAAGCAAGCCGCAAAGTAATTGATAAAGTTAATATGAATATCCGCCGGGGGGAAATCGTGGGCATTGCCGGGCTGATGGGTTCCGGCCGGACCGAGCTTGCGATGAGTGTTTTCGGTAAGGCATACGGCAGGAATATTACAGGAACATTGCGCAAAGACGGGAAGGAAATCCGGAATCAATCTATTACCGAGGCGATTGAAAACGGCTTTGCTTACGTGACCGAGGACCGCAAGGAATACGGGTTGATTCTCATGGACGATATCAAACGTAACATCTCGCTGACCGGACTGTCCAAGCTGGCAAAGAACATGGTCATTGATGAACGGGAAGAAATCCTCGTGGCGGAGGATATGCGGAAGAAGCTGAAAATCAAAACGCCGAACATTCTCCAGAAGACGGGAAACCTCAGCGGGGGGAACCAGCAGAAGGTTGTCTTGAGTAAATGGATATATGCCGAGCCGGACATTCTGATCCTGGATGAGCCGACGCGGGGGATTGACGTTGGGGCCAAATACGAGATTTACGCGATCATTAACCAGCTGGCGGATGAGGGCAAGGGCGTGCTTGTCATTTCCTCGGAGCTGCCGGAGATTATAGGGATCTGCGACCGGATTTATGTCATGAGCGCGGGACGGCTGACCGGAGAAGTTAGCAGAGAGCAGGCTTCGCAGGAAACCTTGATGAGATACATGACCAAGAATGGAGGGGCTTAA
- the mmsB gene encoding multiple monosaccharide ABC transporter permease, translating into METLKKMFKNNIRQYGMIIALVVIMIFFQIITGGLLLEPINITNLILQNSYILVLAIGMVLVIITGHIDLSVGSVAAFVGAVAAIMMVDMQLHPVIAVIVSLIVGGLIGAWQGFWVAYVKIPAFIVTLAGMLLFRGLTMIVLEGQSIAPFPGGFQKLSSGFIPDFGNTGTNLIAILAGIVFTVIFLINELRERKSHKKYNFEVLPNGLFLLKLILIAAVINAFTFMLASYAGLPNILILLLVLIIIYSFVMNKTVMGRHIYALGGNEKAAGLSGVKTKKVTFWVFVNMGVMAAISGLIFAARLNAATPRAGTNFELDAIAASFIGGASATGGIGTVFGAIIGGLVMGVLNNGMSLVGLGIDWQQGIKGLVLLAAVAFDIYNKKKSSAA; encoded by the coding sequence ATGGAGACACTCAAAAAAATGTTCAAAAACAACATCCGCCAATACGGGATGATTATCGCCCTTGTTGTCATTATGATATTTTTCCAGATCATTACGGGCGGACTTCTGCTGGAGCCGATCAACATCACGAACCTGATTCTCCAGAACAGCTACATCCTCGTATTAGCCATCGGCATGGTGCTTGTCATTATTACGGGTCATATTGATTTGTCGGTCGGTTCGGTAGCCGCGTTCGTCGGTGCGGTTGCAGCGATCATGATGGTCGATATGCAGCTGCATCCCGTCATTGCCGTCATCGTATCCTTGATCGTCGGCGGTCTGATCGGAGCTTGGCAGGGATTCTGGGTAGCTTATGTGAAAATACCGGCCTTTATCGTAACTCTGGCGGGCATGCTCTTGTTCCGCGGTCTAACCATGATCGTGCTGGAGGGCCAATCCATTGCGCCGTTTCCGGGAGGCTTCCAGAAGCTGAGCTCCGGCTTTATCCCGGACTTCGGCAATACCGGCACCAATCTGATCGCCATTCTGGCGGGCATCGTCTTTACGGTTATTTTCCTGATCAATGAGCTTCGCGAGCGAAAATCGCATAAAAAATACAACTTCGAAGTTCTGCCAAACGGCTTGTTCCTCTTGAAGCTTATCCTAATTGCAGCGGTGATCAATGCCTTTACGTTCATGCTGGCCAGTTATGCCGGCCTCCCGAACATTCTGATTCTGCTGTTGGTGCTGATCATCATCTATTCCTTCGTGATGAACAAAACCGTGATGGGCCGTCATATTTATGCGCTCGGCGGCAACGAGAAGGCGGCGGGGCTGTCCGGCGTGAAAACCAAGAAGGTCACGTTCTGGGTATTCGTTAATATGGGCGTAATGGCAGCGATCTCCGGGTTGATCTTTGCCGCCCGCTTGAACGCGGCGACGCCAAGAGCCGGCACGAACTTTGAACTGGATGCCATCGCGGCGAGTTTCATCGGCGGCGCATCGGCCACCGGCGGGATCGGTACGGTCTTTGGCGCCATCATCGGCGGTCTTGTCATGGGCGTGCTCAATAACGGGATGTCGCTAGTAGGTCTTGGCATCGATTGGCAGCAAGGCATCAAGGGTCTGGTTCTTCTCGCGGCGGTAGCCTTCGATATTTATAATAAAAAGAAGAGCAGCGCTGCTTAA
- a CDS encoding Tat pathway signal protein, protein MKKTSSAVTRVSTDMFIQQGSWSLGFLFVVLLIYIGVGIGTSMGVNVREGIAEEDFFSITYRSTKGFMLVIGIISAYGFLSYYVRNGITRRDFFKGAALAAVYLSLAFPVVVGLVNWIIGMVTSHDVSSTLLQKLDNNWLLILVSYGVQIFIYYLMGWMIGSGFYRFGWIRGLGWIALALVLIAFMDALWQFELASIWEQWLPVTTDFSVTLPVSLAGSLIVILIALILIRLITRRVTIKM, encoded by the coding sequence ATGAAAAAAACGTCATCTGCCGTAACCAGAGTTTCGACGGACATGTTTATTCAGCAAGGCAGCTGGTCCTTGGGTTTTCTATTTGTTGTGCTGCTGATCTATATTGGAGTCGGCATCGGTACCAGCATGGGTGTCAATGTTCGCGAAGGAATCGCAGAGGAGGACTTCTTCTCTATCACTTACCGTTCAACCAAAGGATTTATGCTCGTCATCGGCATCATTTCTGCTTACGGCTTTCTGAGCTATTATGTAAGAAACGGGATTACGCGCAGGGATTTCTTTAAAGGAGCCGCATTGGCGGCCGTCTATCTATCATTGGCCTTTCCAGTCGTGGTGGGTCTGGTCAATTGGATCATCGGAATGGTTACCTCCCATGATGTCAGCAGCACCTTGCTGCAGAAGCTCGATAACAACTGGCTGCTGATACTTGTCTCCTATGGCGTCCAAATTTTTATCTACTATCTGATGGGATGGATGATTGGATCCGGATTTTACCGGTTTGGCTGGATTCGCGGCTTGGGGTGGATCGCCTTAGCCCTCGTGTTGATCGCCTTCATGGATGCATTATGGCAATTCGAGCTGGCTTCCATATGGGAACAGTGGCTGCCGGTCACGACTGACTTTTCCGTTACGCTGCCGGTCTCTCTTGCAGGCTCCCTGATCGTCATCCTGATTGCGCTTATTCTGATTCGGCTGATCACGCGAAGAGTTACGATCAAAATGTAA
- a CDS encoding ATP-binding cassette domain-containing protein, which yields MNLDIQFDRLSVVYGDLEAVRNVSFHLPAGKIYGLLGRNGAGKTSLLSVLASFREPSSGSVTVGGEQPFENAKIMKEVSFIYDIDYKDETDKVKAAIESVARHRPHFDTGYALELARKFNLPLDKQLKQLSKGMQSAFNVCIGLASRSPVTILDEVYLGMDAPSREIFYRELLEDQERHPRTFILSTHLVSEMDYLFEEVIIIHKGQFVLQDDYESLTSQGVSITGPAAKVDEYIQGMKVLNVQQLGSTKAVMVYGELSDEAQLAAHRAGLEIGPISLQDLFIHLTGEEYSA from the coding sequence ATGAATCTTGATATTCAGTTTGATCGCCTATCGGTGGTATATGGTGACCTCGAAGCCGTCCGCAATGTTTCGTTTCATCTCCCGGCCGGCAAAATTTATGGTCTCTTGGGGCGGAACGGAGCAGGCAAAACCTCGCTTCTGTCTGTTCTTGCTTCATTTCGTGAACCCTCATCGGGATCGGTTACGGTCGGCGGTGAGCAGCCGTTTGAAAATGCAAAAATCATGAAGGAGGTCTCCTTCATCTACGATATCGACTATAAAGACGAGACCGACAAGGTCAAGGCAGCGATTGAATCGGTAGCCAGACACCGGCCCCATTTCGATACCGGATATGCCCTTGAGCTTGCACGCAAATTCAATTTGCCCTTGGATAAACAGCTGAAGCAGCTTTCCAAAGGGATGCAATCCGCTTTTAACGTATGCATCGGCCTTGCCAGCCGCTCGCCGGTGACCATATTGGATGAGGTTTATCTCGGCATGGATGCGCCGTCACGCGAAATTTTTTACCGGGAGCTGCTGGAAGACCAGGAGCGCCATCCCCGTACATTCATTCTCTCCACCCACCTGGTTTCGGAGATGGATTATCTGTTCGAAGAAGTCATTATCATTCACAAAGGCCAGTTCGTGCTGCAAGACGATTATGAAAGCCTCACATCCCAAGGCGTTTCCATTACGGGCCCGGCGGCAAAGGTAGATGAATATATCCAGGGTATGAAGGTGCTGAACGTGCAGCAGCTCGGTTCTACCAAAGCCGTCATGGTCTATGGAGAATTAAGCGATGAAGCCCAGCTGGCCGCACATCGGGCGGGACTTGAGATCGGGCCGATCTCACTCCAGGACTTGTTTATCCATCTGACGGGGGAGGAATATTCCGCATGA
- a CDS encoding GntR family transcriptional regulator gives MSGTVHPDNKPLFIQIKEKIEDQIVNDLLLEGEQVPSTTQLSQFYKINHITVLKGINLLVDSGLIYKKRGVGMFVAEGAKEMLLQTRKSAFAEHYVVPMVQEADKLGLSTDELFQIITQLKGSDVHES, from the coding sequence TTGAGCGGTACCGTACACCCAGATAATAAGCCCCTGTTCATCCAGATCAAGGAGAAGATCGAGGACCAGATCGTGAATGATCTACTGCTTGAAGGTGAACAGGTTCCTTCCACGACGCAGCTCTCCCAATTTTACAAAATCAATCACATCACGGTATTAAAGGGCATCAACCTGCTGGTTGATTCCGGACTCATCTATAAAAAGCGAGGTGTCGGCATGTTTGTTGCAGAGGGGGCCAAGGAAATGCTGCTCCAGACCCGAAAGAGTGCATTTGCGGAACATTATGTGGTGCCTATGGTACAGGAAGCAGACAAACTCGGCTTATCCACGGATGAGCTTTTTCAAATCATAACCCAGTTAAAAGGAAGTGACGTCCATGAATCTTGA
- a CDS encoding M15 family metallopeptidase: MIKRKKTTLFLIAALLLAIFYMQLQTSIPGFINDLDFDFNSKETPEVTQLHPYVLQQKNELVRLTKKKGITIIITDGYRSHEEQTRIYNQGRSTEGDIVTNAKAGESLHNYGLAIDFALRLKDGSVIWDMEYDGNGNGKADWMEVVEIAKDLGFQWGGDWANFPDYPHLQIDFGLTIRDLKRGKLPPMDASETLEAK; this comes from the coding sequence ATGATCAAACGCAAAAAAACGACACTGTTCCTGATTGCTGCCTTATTACTCGCCATATTTTATATGCAGCTGCAAACCTCCATACCGGGATTCATCAACGATCTCGATTTTGATTTTAACAGTAAAGAAACACCTGAAGTCACCCAGCTCCACCCCTATGTATTACAGCAAAAGAATGAGCTTGTCCGCCTCACCAAGAAAAAAGGAATCACGATCATCATAACGGACGGTTACCGCAGCCATGAAGAGCAGACCCGCATCTACAATCAGGGGCGCAGCACCGAGGGCGACATCGTGACGAATGCCAAAGCCGGAGAATCCCTCCACAACTATGGACTTGCGATTGATTTTGCGCTAAGGCTAAAGGATGGAAGCGTCATCTGGGATATGGAATATGACGGGAACGGAAACGGCAAGGCTGACTGGATGGAAGTTGTGGAAATTGCCAAAGATTTAGGCTTCCAGTGGGGCGGCGATTGGGCCAACTTCCCGGATTATCCGCATCTGCAGATCGATTTTGGACTGACGATCCGTGATTTAAAACGGGGAAAGCTCCCTCCCATGGACGCTTCCGAGACTTTGGAAGCAAAGTGA